A region of Nostoc sp. 'Peltigera membranacea cyanobiont' N6 DNA encodes the following proteins:
- a CDS encoding HAD family hydrolase codes for MTASSPTILALDFDGVICDGLIEYFEVAWRTYCDIWSPINDTPPDDLALRFYRLRPVIETGWEMPVLIKALVDEIPDDKILHEWLSIAPKLLLNHKLQAREIAAKLDNQRDEWITTDLDGWLSLHKFYPGVVEKLKLTLDSGVKLYIVTTKEGRFVQELLKQQGVNLPTAAIFGKEVKRPKYEILRELKQEAENKSVSLWFVEDRLKTLELVQQQTDLEEVKLFLADWGYNTQAEREAAQNDPRIQLLSLFQFAKDFSAWL; via the coding sequence ATGACCGCAAGTAGTCCCACAATTTTAGCCCTGGACTTTGATGGAGTGATTTGCGACGGACTAATTGAATATTTTGAGGTAGCGTGGCGCACCTATTGTGATATTTGGTCGCCAATTAATGACACACCACCAGATGATTTAGCTTTGAGATTCTACCGCCTGCGACCTGTAATTGAAACAGGCTGGGAAATGCCCGTTTTAATCAAAGCGTTGGTAGATGAAATTCCTGATGATAAAATTCTTCATGAATGGTTAAGCATTGCCCCGAAACTTTTGTTAAATCACAAGCTACAAGCCAGAGAAATTGCCGCGAAACTAGATAACCAACGCGATGAATGGATTACCACCGATTTAGACGGTTGGCTAAGTCTGCATAAATTTTATCCGGGTGTAGTAGAAAAACTCAAATTAACTCTTGACAGTGGAGTTAAGTTATACATTGTTACAACTAAAGAAGGGCGTTTTGTACAAGAGTTACTCAAACAGCAAGGAGTGAATTTACCGACAGCAGCAATTTTTGGTAAAGAAGTCAAGCGTCCCAAATACGAAATTTTGCGAGAATTAAAGCAGGAAGCAGAAAACAAGTCAGTTAGTCTTTGGTTTGTAGAAGATAGACTTAAGACATTGGAGTTAGTCCAACAGCAAACAGACCTTGAAGAGGTGAAACTATTCCTTGCAGACTGGGGCTATAATACCCAAGCAGAAAGGGAAGCTGCCCAAAACGATCCGCGAATTCAGTTGTTATCACTGTTTCAGTTTGCCAAAGATTTCTCTGCTTGGCTTTAA
- a CDS encoding eCIS core domain-containing protein, translating to MSDIQRQTALRPGTLGRSAFSNPSLVSPTTPTLANPVRGFAIANNPPIQTSSEASTDPQLAQSAGEQSLEPQVIKKKPVHDISSIALRRPQTKLTVGEPGDRYEQEADSVAHRVMSMPNTAVQPKIAPEEQTQEEIQTKPSLQRAMSGNLQAGENIESRLNSSKGGGSPLGDDVRGFMEPRFDADFSQVRVHTDGAAVQMNQDLQAQAFTHGSDVYFGQGKSPGNNELTAHELTHVVQQTGGALRRDVLQRKPKDQKVTELSTKLPLTQANARLIDAHYNLASICVDLSVAQTDLISTKLRIFSLNYDMAYSNYSRVIGQGRAEAQNQTLWRGIFLGIGTGILAGLAAAYIAPSTAAGWLALTLADGLTAAGSSFLQATASSAIALAVSDAITTRGSDLQPGGLSPDVLKSNIWQHVASMYRGALQTNKVLANLHRNTVILERLIAEMRVQIAGGTSEYSAADILTATNAMIAHINGMTTVFSELKQKSSAISDFSKSISAYDPTKPGVAQMEKDIWVMWMGTLSNDDSDILDLDNIEDHLKSIGILGNGGLLGVDFGDYTSEDDELAALAAARPRAATIKGEYDKTASQWTAPSP from the coding sequence ATGAGCGATATCCAAAGACAAACCGCTTTGCGTCCAGGCACATTGGGACGATCTGCTTTTTCAAATCCGTCCCTTGTCTCACCAACAACTCCAACACTGGCAAATCCAGTGCGCGGTTTTGCCATTGCAAATAATCCTCCGATTCAAACATCCTCTGAGGCATCAACCGACCCACAATTAGCCCAGTCTGCTGGGGAACAATCTTTAGAACCACAAGTTATCAAAAAAAAGCCAGTTCATGACATTAGTTCCATAGCGTTACGCCGTCCACAAACAAAACTCACGGTTGGAGAACCAGGAGATCGGTATGAGCAGGAAGCCGATAGCGTGGCTCATCGAGTCATGTCAATGCCTAATACTGCTGTGCAACCGAAGATAGCACCAGAAGAACAGACTCAAGAAGAAATACAAACCAAGCCTTCATTACAACGAGCTATGAGTGGCAACTTGCAGGCTGGGGAAAATATTGAGAGTCGCCTGAATAGCAGTAAAGGTGGAGGAAGCCCATTAGGGGATGACGTGCGAGGCTTCATGGAACCTCGCTTTGATGCTGATTTTAGTCAGGTGCGAGTGCATACAGATGGTGCGGCTGTGCAGATGAATCAGGATTTGCAGGCGCAGGCGTTTACTCATGGTAGCGATGTTTACTTTGGGCAAGGAAAGTCGCCAGGTAATAATGAGTTGACAGCCCATGAGTTGACCCATGTAGTACAACAGACAGGTGGGGCATTGCGTAGAGATGTGTTGCAGAGAAAGCCAAAAGACCAAAAAGTTACAGAACTTTCAACAAAATTGCCACTTACACAAGCCAATGCAAGATTAATTGATGCTCATTATAATTTAGCCAGTATTTGTGTAGATTTATCCGTAGCACAGACTGATTTAATCAGTACAAAATTAAGAATTTTCTCCCTAAATTACGATATGGCTTACAGCAATTACTCAAGAGTAATTGGTCAAGGAAGAGCAGAAGCACAAAATCAAACTCTTTGGAGAGGCATATTTTTAGGGATAGGAACGGGCATTTTAGCTGGTCTTGCTGCCGCCTATATTGCTCCTTCTACCGCAGCTGGATGGCTTGCTCTCACCCTTGCAGATGGACTTACAGCAGCCGGTTCTTCATTTTTACAAGCAACTGCATCTTCCGCAATAGCTCTTGCTGTATCAGATGCCATAACAACGCGAGGTAGTGATTTACAACCTGGTGGGCTTTCGCCGGATGTGCTGAAAAGTAATATTTGGCAACATGTAGCATCAATGTATCGTGGTGCATTGCAAACTAATAAAGTATTAGCAAACTTACATCGAAATACTGTTATTCTTGAGCGATTAATTGCAGAAATGAGGGTACAAATTGCTGGTGGTACATCAGAATATTCGGCGGCAGATATACTAACAGCAACTAATGCCATGATTGCTCACATTAATGGCATGACAACTGTCTTTAGCGAATTGAAGCAAAAATCAAGCGCTATAAGTGACTTTAGTAAGTCTATTTCGGCTTATGACCCTACTAAGCCTGGAGTTGCTCAAATGGAAAAAGATATTTGGGTAATGTGGATGGGAACTTTAAGTAATGATGATTCTGATATTCTCGATTTGGATAATATTGAGGATCATTTGAAAAGTATTGGAATTTTAGGTAATGGCGGTTTATTAGGTGTAGATTTTGGCGACTATACTTCAGAAGATGATGAACTAGCCGCTTTAGCAGCGGCTCGTCCTCGCGCTGCAACTATAAAAGGAGAATATGATAAAACTGCCTCCCAATGGACTGCACCAAGTCCCTAA
- a CDS encoding tetratricopeptide repeat protein translates to MDAEAALAWLDATIPPQTGERLSDLQKVILVQVWLGRKYLDIAHSYGCTEGHAKDAGSQLWKLLSKVLREKITKSNCRATLERVLRKTSAISSSLIDYSRSHQLTPKLEDTNFIGRTEAIAHLNTLVNQGSKVIVIQGEGGLGKTTLAQQYLQTQGFDLVLELLMAKETQNITPAERVVEEWLKQDFDREPGVEFGVTLGRLKRELHNRRIGVLIDNLEPALDRQGGLIASHRNYVELLRVLADARVQSVTLITSRDRLCEPGLNVNHYRLPGLDQSAWQQFFSNRGLAINSPTLQIMHRTYGGNAKAMGILCGSIQEDFDGDMALYWQENHADPLAATDLKNLAVSQINRLQALDPQAYRLLCRLGCYRYQDIPSIPSQGLFCLLWDVPPDQHRQIIASLRNRSLVECDKGEYWLHPVIRKEAIARLRPSDEWEIANHKAAEFWTASIKQIETFKDALQALEAYYHYIEIQEFELAGKVILKSRNNQWQQFLPLGSTLYRMGLIQPILTAINQVVNNLENDQNLSELYNILGDLYWITGKISQAIACQEKTITLATQALKSLVPQPENKHPVYYLRMLEVDSLLSIGLYKIDLWELEAAVNLFQQVIYLAQNTEHHRWAEKASVCLALVYSYLGLHDVSYQLADVAYQNITNEKLVEQTGRFVYFMQILGQTYVNLGEFDRANQILDRALIFAEESHYMQVKAKTLNGLAEIHRQQTDFELALPHHKEAIELLDKIDAKCDLAEAYFQLGLTYQKMAKPDESQINFNRAIQLFTEIQAPKQVEKILTSAA, encoded by the coding sequence AGTTTGGTTGGGTAGAAAATACTTGGATATCGCTCATTCTTACGGTTGTACGGAAGGACACGCCAAGGATGCTGGTTCTCAGTTATGGAAGCTGCTTTCTAAAGTATTGCGAGAAAAGATAACCAAAAGTAATTGTCGCGCTACTTTAGAACGAGTTCTGAGAAAAACTAGTGCGATATCATCCAGTCTGATTGATTACTCGCGATCGCACCAACTCACCCCAAAACTAGAGGATACCAATTTTATTGGACGAACAGAAGCGATCGCTCACCTGAATACTTTGGTAAATCAAGGCTCAAAAGTCATTGTTATCCAAGGGGAGGGAGGCTTAGGCAAAACCACTCTAGCGCAGCAATATCTCCAAACTCAGGGGTTTGACTTAGTTTTAGAACTACTGATGGCGAAGGAAACGCAGAATATCACGCCCGCAGAACGAGTAGTAGAGGAATGGCTTAAACAAGATTTCGATCGAGAACCTGGGGTAGAATTTGGGGTTACATTGGGGCGACTCAAGCGCGAACTTCACAATCGGCGGATTGGGGTGTTAATTGACAATCTCGAACCTGCATTAGATCGACAAGGTGGGTTGATTGCTTCTCACCGCAACTATGTAGAACTATTGCGGGTGTTGGCTGATGCTAGGGTGCAATCTGTTACCTTGATTACTAGTCGCGATCGCCTTTGTGAACCTGGGCTTAATGTAAATCACTATCGGCTTCCCGGTTTGGATCAAAGTGCATGGCAACAGTTTTTTAGCAACCGTGGATTAGCCATCAATTCGCCAACCTTGCAAATTATGCATCGCACTTATGGCGGTAATGCTAAAGCAATGGGAATTCTCTGCGGTTCAATTCAGGAGGATTTTGACGGTGATATGGCTCTTTATTGGCAAGAAAATCATGCCGATCCTTTAGCCGCAACGGACTTAAAAAATTTAGCCGTTAGTCAAATTAATCGTCTGCAAGCCCTCGACCCTCAAGCGTATCGGCTGCTTTGCCGTTTGGGATGTTATCGTTATCAAGATATACCCAGCATCCCATCTCAAGGGTTATTTTGTTTACTGTGGGATGTGCCACCCGATCAACATCGCCAAATCATCGCCTCGTTGAGAAATCGGTCTTTGGTGGAGTGCGATAAAGGTGAATACTGGTTGCATCCCGTGATTCGGAAAGAAGCGATCGCACGTTTACGCCCCAGCGATGAATGGGAAATTGCCAACCACAAAGCCGCAGAATTTTGGACAGCTAGTATTAAACAAATTGAAACTTTTAAAGATGCTTTGCAAGCTCTAGAAGCATATTATCATTATATAGAAATTCAGGAATTTGAGTTAGCAGGGAAGGTAATTTTAAAAAGCCGAAATAATCAATGGCAGCAATTTTTGCCTCTTGGTAGTACCTTGTATCGAATGGGTTTAATTCAGCCGATACTAACTGCAATTAATCAAGTTGTAAACAATTTAGAAAATGACCAAAATCTCAGCGAACTTTATAATATACTAGGCGATCTATATTGGATAACAGGTAAAATCAGTCAAGCGATCGCCTGTCAAGAAAAAACTATTACTCTGGCCACTCAAGCACTCAAATCACTTGTACCTCAGCCCGAAAATAAACATCCAGTTTACTATCTAAGGATGCTAGAGGTAGATTCTCTATTAAGTATTGGTCTTTACAAAATAGATTTATGGGAATTAGAAGCAGCCGTAAATTTATTTCAACAGGTAATTTACCTCGCTCAAAATACCGAGCATCATCGCTGGGCAGAGAAAGCTTCAGTTTGTTTAGCTTTAGTGTATTCTTATTTAGGTTTGCATGATGTTTCATATCAATTAGCAGACGTAGCTTATCAGAATATTACGAACGAAAAATTGGTGGAACAGACGGGGAGATTTGTCTATTTCATGCAAATTTTGGGTCAAACCTACGTCAATTTAGGAGAGTTCGATCGCGCAAATCAAATATTAGATCGAGCTTTAATCTTTGCTGAAGAAAGCCACTATATGCAGGTGAAAGCAAAAACACTCAATGGTTTAGCAGAAATTCATCGACAACAAACAGATTTTGAATTAGCTCTGCCTCATCATAAAGAAGCAATAGAACTGTTGGATAAAATAGATGCTAAGTGCGATTTAGCTGAAGCTTATTTTCAATTAGGTTTAACTTATCAAAAGATGGCAAAGCCTGATGAAAGTCAAATTAATTTTAATCGAGCAATTCAGCTATTTACTGAAATACAAGCCCCGAAACAAGTTGAAAAAATTTTAACCAGTGCTGCGTAA
- a CDS encoding DNA double-strand break repair nuclease NurA has protein sequence MLDLTKLARQMQGLSQHLTLEAAASRQRLELAQQHLKNAYESQQDLIDRQEKWRDRILFANATPIEPLETCINIPVPPKIHTVIATDGSQIAPNHHEIAYCYLLNIGRVVLHYGQNRHPLLDSLPEVFYRPEDLYMSRQWGIRTEEWMSFRRTASEATVLAELACAAKGEAPALAMVDGSLIYWFLEQLPIDARDRILPPILEAWQQMRDAQIPLIGYLSASRSIETMNFLRLLACPHPVPDCKTYCPNQLEKVACKIFEQLRDTSVWATRLKPGQRSTLWRSNSPILELYGDQTIYFCYVHVGTEIARIEVPAWVAENVTMLDQALGLMLAQVQKGYGYPVAIAEAHNQAVVKGGDRARFFALLEQQMIKAGLKNVGTSYKEARKRGSIA, from the coding sequence ATGCTCGATCTAACAAAACTGGCGCGACAAATGCAAGGCTTAAGCCAGCATCTTACTTTAGAAGCTGCTGCCAGTCGCCAGCGTTTAGAATTGGCGCAACAACATCTAAAAAATGCTTATGAATCTCAACAAGATTTAATCGATCGCCAGGAAAAATGGCGCGATCGCATTCTCTTTGCTAATGCTACCCCAATTGAGCCGCTAGAAACTTGCATCAATATCCCAGTTCCGCCAAAAATTCATACTGTCATCGCTACCGATGGTTCCCAAATTGCCCCTAACCATCACGAAATTGCTTACTGTTATCTCTTAAATATTGGCAGAGTCGTCTTACACTACGGACAAAACCGCCATCCGCTACTCGATAGTTTGCCAGAAGTATTTTATCGCCCAGAAGATTTATATATGTCTCGACAGTGGGGAATTAGAACCGAGGAATGGATGAGTTTTCGCCGCACTGCTTCCGAAGCAACGGTTTTGGCAGAACTTGCATGTGCAGCTAAAGGAGAAGCACCAGCATTAGCGATGGTAGATGGTTCGTTAATTTATTGGTTTTTAGAACAATTACCGATAGATGCACGCGATCGCATTTTACCCCCCATCCTGGAAGCTTGGCAGCAAATGCGTGATGCTCAAATTCCTCTTATCGGTTATCTCAGCGCCTCTCGCAGCATCGAAACAATGAACTTTTTAAGGTTGTTAGCTTGTCCTCATCCAGTGCCAGACTGTAAAACTTATTGCCCAAATCAGCTAGAAAAAGTAGCTTGTAAAATTTTTGAACAGTTGCGAGATACTTCAGTTTGGGCAACCCGACTCAAACCAGGACAACGCAGCACCCTTTGGCGGAGTAATTCCCCGATTCTCGAACTGTATGGCGATCAAACCATTTATTTTTGCTATGTTCACGTTGGCACCGAAATCGCCCGAATCGAAGTTCCAGCATGGGTAGCCGAGAATGTAACCATGTTAGACCAAGCATTGGGACTGATGCTTGCACAAGTGCAAAAAGGATATGGCTATCCTGTAGCGATCGCCGAAGCGCATAATCAAGCAGTGGTAAAAGGTGGCGATCGAGCGCGTTTCTTTGCCCTCCTCGAACAACAAATGATTAAAGCTGGTTTAAAAAATGTTGGAACTTCCTACAAAGAAGCCAGAAAGCGTGGGAGTATTGCTTAG
- the nadC gene encoding carboxylating nicotinate-nucleotide diphosphorylase yields the protein MSSSAVLPPWLVLDPLLRSWLLEDIGRGDRTTNTLLVKDVTLGKALWIAKASGIIAGLPVAARAFQILNEKVSFTAVADEGAWCERGEVVAEISGSLDALLMGERVALNLAMRLSGIATLTNIYVEKIADLPAQLVDTRKTTPGLRILEKYATALGGAINHRMGLDDAVMIKDNHIAAAGGIGEAVTRIRSQIPYPLTIEVETESLEQVKEALKHKADIIMLDNMPLDMMSQAVQLIRQQDNRVKIEASGNVTLETIRGVAETGIDYISSSAPITQSKWLDLSMRIML from the coding sequence GTGAGCAGTTCTGCTGTTTTACCCCCTTGGCTGGTTTTAGATCCTCTTTTGCGTAGTTGGTTGTTGGAGGATATTGGCCGGGGCGATCGCACAACAAATACACTACTAGTAAAAGATGTGACGCTAGGTAAGGCTTTATGGATAGCTAAAGCTTCAGGCATAATTGCTGGCTTACCAGTTGCAGCTAGAGCATTTCAGATTTTGAATGAAAAAGTTAGTTTTACGGCAGTGGCAGATGAAGGTGCGTGGTGTGAGCGTGGAGAAGTGGTAGCTGAAATTTCTGGTTCGCTGGATGCGCTGCTGATGGGGGAACGAGTCGCGCTCAATTTGGCTATGCGATTGAGTGGGATTGCTACGCTCACTAATATATATGTAGAGAAAATTGCTGATTTACCTGCTCAGTTGGTGGATACGCGTAAAACTACACCAGGGCTGAGAATATTGGAAAAGTATGCAACTGCTTTGGGTGGTGCGATTAATCACCGTATGGGGTTAGATGATGCGGTGATGATTAAGGATAATCACATTGCGGCGGCTGGGGGAATTGGAGAAGCTGTTACTCGTATTCGTTCTCAGATTCCTTATCCCTTGACTATAGAGGTAGAGACGGAGAGTTTAGAGCAGGTCAAAGAAGCTTTGAAGCACAAGGCTGACATTATTATGTTGGACAATATGCCCTTGGATATGATGAGTCAGGCGGTGCAGTTGATTCGTCAGCAGGATAATAGGGTGAAAATTGAAGCTTCAGGGAATGTGACTTTAGAAACGATTCGCGGTGTGGCAGAGACAGGGATTGACTATATTTCTAGTAGTGCGCCAATTACTCAATCGAAGTGGTTGGATTTGAGTATGAGGATTATGCTTTAA